A window of the Schlesneria paludicola DSM 18645 genome harbors these coding sequences:
- a CDS encoding PhzF family phenazine biosynthesis protein produces the protein MAGIPCWQVDAFTDHAFGGNPAAVCWLEQEAETAWMQSVAAEMNLSETAFVRRLPDSMELRWFTPTIEVDLCGHATLATARVLWSEGLAPKDQPLRFQTRSGLLTCRLSGELIELDFPATPPIQIDVSQELIDALGITPLYVGRSKFYQLAIVDSPATVRAVKPDFRKLAEVPTLGVIVSAASSAPPYDFESRFFAPRMGVDEDPVCGSAHCCLTPFWSQKLGKKELLAYQASARGGILHLRWEGERVILGGQGVVVWRGECLC, from the coding sequence ATGGCTGGAATTCCCTGTTGGCAGGTTGATGCTTTTACAGACCATGCGTTCGGAGGTAACCCCGCCGCGGTCTGTTGGCTCGAACAGGAAGCCGAAACCGCCTGGATGCAGTCAGTCGCGGCCGAGATGAACCTTTCCGAAACCGCATTCGTCAGGCGGTTACCTGACTCCATGGAACTGCGATGGTTCACCCCAACCATCGAGGTCGACCTTTGCGGTCACGCGACTTTGGCAACGGCACGGGTGCTTTGGTCTGAAGGTCTCGCGCCGAAAGATCAACCTCTGCGATTTCAGACGCGCAGCGGCCTGTTGACGTGCCGGTTGAGCGGCGAACTGATTGAACTGGATTTTCCCGCGACTCCGCCGATACAGATCGACGTATCGCAAGAATTGATCGACGCCTTGGGCATCACTCCACTTTATGTTGGTCGATCGAAGTTTTATCAATTGGCGATCGTTGACTCGCCAGCGACAGTTCGCGCGGTAAAGCCTGATTTTCGAAAGCTGGCCGAAGTGCCGACGCTGGGTGTGATTGTGTCCGCCGCTTCGTCCGCCCCCCCTTACGATTTCGAATCACGGTTCTTCGCCCCACGGATGGGTGTCGACGAAGATCCGGTCTGCGGCTCGGCACACTGCTGCCTGACACCCTTTTGGTCGCAAAAGCTCGGTAAGAAAGAACTCCTCGCCTATCAGGCATCGGCGCGGGGCGGCATTCTTCACCT
- a CDS encoding YHS domain-containing protein gives MRRELSFIAICLGGVVAVMTAFAAEAEKETAKPATIQALHDFQVLIGGWRGIGQPKRGSQQGAWQERADALWELKPQSHGIRWNIESGKLWKSALFGFDDAKKQYTLSVTLQDDSTRTYRGKLDEKRLIFESEADENKDIHRVTLTPMNENRVILLMEKRPEPQSFYTRVAEIGYQRDGTRLATAGNSGPECVVTGGLGTIKVSYMGKSYYVCCTGCRDAFNDDPEGVLADYRKRKAEESAKQK, from the coding sequence ATGCGTCGGGAACTGTCGTTCATCGCAATCTGCCTTGGCGGCGTGGTCGCCGTCATGACGGCCTTTGCAGCTGAGGCAGAAAAGGAAACTGCGAAGCCCGCAACGATCCAGGCTCTACACGATTTTCAAGTACTGATTGGTGGCTGGCGCGGGATCGGGCAGCCGAAACGGGGTTCGCAACAGGGTGCATGGCAAGAGCGTGCGGATGCACTCTGGGAACTGAAACCCCAGAGCCACGGCATTCGCTGGAACATCGAATCGGGCAAACTGTGGAAGTCGGCTTTATTTGGTTTCGATGACGCGAAGAAGCAATATACGCTCAGCGTCACTCTGCAAGACGATTCGACTCGAACCTATCGCGGAAAGCTAGACGAAAAGCGATTGATTTTCGAGTCCGAGGCGGACGAGAACAAGGACATTCACCGCGTAACGCTCACGCCGATGAACGAAAATCGTGTCATCCTGCTGATGGAAAAACGTCCCGAACCGCAGTCGTTTTACACACGTGTCGCCGAGATTGGTTACCAGCGCGATGGAACTCGATTAGCAACGGCGGGCAATTCGGGCCCCGAATGCGTCGTGACCGGCGGACTGGGAACGATCAAAGTCAGTTATATGGGAAAGTCGTATTACGTCTGCTGCACTGGTTGCCGCGATGCCTTCAATGATGATCCAGAAGGGGTCCTGGCCGACTACCGCAAACGAAAAGCGGAAGAGAGCGCGAAGCAGAAATAG
- the feoB gene encoding ferrous iron transport protein B has translation MIGNPNTGKSTLFTALTGVHTRIGNYPGVTVEKKLGWFEFENQPIRLVDLPGTYSLSPRTIDELVSVEVLLGRQADLGTIDAVVCIADASNLERNLYLVSQVLDLGLPTVLVLNMWDVAQSRGVQIDIDELSKRLGVTVVACEAHRRRQIEQVRSAIVHASHLPRVSRADLFPPEFRNEIARLRTDLQQATKREYPEYLLERMLLDIGGQLEVELTKQDSTNLTASLIQARERLNAAGCRIPSIEAKVRYGWVRQLLSGVMTSPAVRPITWTDTLDRWLTHKVWGLIAFGLVMFGVFQLISSVAEPLMQLCELGQQSVGGAIGSLLPVGPLRSLIVDGVIAGVGGILVFLPQICLLFLAIAILEDCGYLARAAFLMDKLMTKVGLSGKSFVPLMSSFACAIPGIMATRTIENRRDRMVTILIAPLMSCSARAPVYWLMVAAFFPKISWAGGWITLHGVMLFVMTFFGAFVAIPMAWLLKKTLFRGETPPFVMELPSYKVPSPRIVLHRVYDRASAFVMRAGTLILATSILIWLASYLPASHAKEEAVIAQIQDVESQLESEVRQETLLREERNSLGEDDSENATTKRAEIDTRLALLEEKLQPLHALQDERNKLSEQILADSYLGRFGKMIEPAVIPLGWDWRIGVGVLASFPAREVIVSTLGTIYSLGGDVNEQSSGLQSALQEARWPDGRPVYSIPVAMSIMVFFALCAQCASTLMVIRRETNHWGWALFTFTYMTSLAYAGAWIAYRVTALLIS, from the coding sequence GTGATCGGGAACCCCAACACGGGCAAAAGCACGCTTTTCACCGCGTTAACGGGTGTTCATACACGGATTGGGAATTACCCCGGCGTCACCGTCGAGAAGAAGTTGGGCTGGTTCGAGTTTGAAAATCAGCCCATTCGGCTCGTCGATTTGCCCGGAACATACAGTCTGTCCCCGCGCACAATTGATGAACTGGTCAGTGTCGAAGTCTTGCTTGGACGCCAGGCGGATCTCGGAACGATCGACGCCGTCGTCTGCATCGCGGACGCGTCCAATCTCGAACGAAATCTCTATTTGGTCAGCCAGGTGCTCGACCTCGGTTTGCCGACCGTGCTCGTCCTGAACATGTGGGATGTTGCACAAAGTCGAGGCGTTCAGATTGACATCGACGAGCTTTCGAAACGGCTGGGCGTGACCGTTGTGGCCTGTGAAGCACACCGTCGTCGTCAGATCGAACAAGTCCGATCGGCCATTGTACACGCGTCGCATTTGCCACGCGTTTCGCGTGCGGATCTTTTCCCCCCCGAATTTCGCAACGAAATCGCGCGCCTTCGAACGGATTTGCAGCAAGCCACCAAGCGAGAGTACCCAGAGTACCTCCTTGAACGAATGTTGCTGGATATTGGCGGCCAGTTAGAAGTGGAACTTACGAAGCAGGACTCCACGAACCTGACCGCTTCGCTGATTCAGGCACGCGAACGACTGAACGCCGCGGGGTGCCGCATTCCCAGTATTGAAGCGAAAGTTCGGTATGGCTGGGTGCGACAGCTCTTGAGCGGAGTCATGACGTCCCCCGCAGTCCGACCGATCACCTGGACCGACACACTGGATCGTTGGTTGACGCATAAAGTCTGGGGATTGATCGCGTTCGGACTGGTCATGTTTGGCGTGTTCCAACTGATTTCCTCAGTTGCGGAACCGCTGATGCAACTCTGTGAACTCGGCCAGCAATCCGTGGGAGGAGCGATCGGATCATTGCTTCCCGTGGGACCGCTGCGAAGTCTGATTGTGGACGGCGTTATCGCGGGTGTCGGTGGGATTCTGGTTTTTTTGCCGCAGATCTGCCTGTTGTTTCTGGCGATTGCGATACTGGAGGATTGTGGCTATCTCGCTCGTGCGGCGTTCCTGATGGACAAACTGATGACCAAAGTCGGACTGAGCGGCAAATCGTTCGTCCCGCTGATGTCGTCGTTCGCATGTGCCATTCCGGGCATTATGGCAACACGAACCATTGAGAACCGACGCGATCGCATGGTGACGATCCTGATCGCGCCACTTATGAGTTGTTCGGCGCGAGCGCCCGTCTACTGGCTGATGGTGGCGGCGTTTTTTCCGAAGATTTCGTGGGCGGGCGGATGGATCACTCTTCATGGCGTGATGCTGTTTGTCATGACATTCTTCGGTGCCTTCGTCGCGATCCCGATGGCTTGGCTGCTGAAAAAGACGTTGTTCCGCGGCGAGACACCACCATTCGTCATGGAGCTTCCATCCTACAAAGTTCCTTCTCCGCGGATCGTACTGCATCGTGTCTATGATCGGGCGAGTGCGTTCGTGATGCGGGCCGGCACATTGATTCTGGCCACGTCAATCTTGATTTGGCTTGCCAGCTATCTGCCTGCCAGCCACGCGAAAGAAGAAGCGGTCATCGCCCAGATTCAAGACGTCGAATCACAACTTGAATCCGAAGTTCGCCAGGAGACGCTGTTGCGTGAAGAGCGAAATTCGCTCGGCGAGGATGATTCGGAAAATGCCACTACAAAGCGGGCTGAAATTGACACTCGATTGGCATTGTTGGAAGAGAAGTTGCAACCACTGCATGCACTTCAAGACGAGCGCAACAAACTCTCAGAGCAGATTTTGGCCGACAGTTACTTGGGACGATTCGGAAAAATGATCGAACCGGCCGTCATCCCCTTGGGCTGGGACTGGCGCATCGGCGTGGGAGTGCTTGCCTCGTTCCCTGCCCGCGAAGTGATCGTTTCCACGCTCGGCACAATTTACAGTCTGGGTGGCGACGTCAATGAACAGAGTTCGGGACTGCAATCGGCGCTGCAAGAGGCTCGGTGGCCCGATGGCCGGCCGGTCTACTCGATCCCGGTGGCCATGTCGATCATGGTGTTCTTCGCGTTGTGTGCACAATGTGCATCAACGCTCATGGTGATTCGCCGCGAGACAAATCACTGGGGCTGGGCTCTGTTCACGTTCACCTACATGACGTCACTGGCATATGCCGGGGCCTGGATTGCCTACCGTGTGACCGCCCTGTTGATTTCGTGA
- a CDS encoding FeoA family protein translates to MTLNELRVGQQATIVDVVGTDGISSRLMEMGLTDGETITLVGFAPLGDPIEFLIRGYRLSLRKAEASRVLITCDGHIPVPPQSS, encoded by the coding sequence ATGACATTGAATGAGTTGCGAGTCGGACAGCAAGCGACGATTGTCGATGTGGTCGGTACTGATGGAATCTCGAGTCGGCTAATGGAAATGGGCCTGACGGATGGTGAGACGATCACCCTTGTTGGATTCGCTCCTTTGGGTGATCCGATCGAATTCCTGATTCGCGGCTATCGATTGTCACTTCGGAAAGCGGAAGCCAGCCGAGTGCTCATTACCTGCGACGGCCACATTCCTGTGCCGCCTCAATCCAGTTAA
- a CDS encoding FeoA family protein encodes MASAISQTLPLEVMQVGERGVVADVFGQPELVVRLAEMGLHPGVCVRMVRPGSPSIVEINHQRFSIRFEEAATVLVDVSP; translated from the coding sequence ATGGCGAGTGCAATTTCACAGACCCTACCACTTGAAGTGATGCAGGTGGGAGAGCGTGGCGTCGTAGCGGATGTTTTCGGCCAGCCTGAGCTGGTCGTGCGTCTGGCCGAAATGGGCCTGCATCCAGGTGTGTGCGTTCGCATGGTGCGCCCCGGCTCCCCCTCAATCGTGGAAATCAATCACCAGCGGTTTTCGATCCGATTCGAAGAGGCTGCAACCGTCCTCGTGGATGTTTCCCCATGA
- a CDS encoding LysM peptidoglycan-binding domain-containing protein, with the protein MHQDQRIGLALGVLLVGACAAFFFRNETRTVPPALRLQHAEELDERIAERTTRPYLKGIEAVEASDRRRQRAADPSHSGDQSPDSASYWSPLNSGGDNNSSSTHSHDRQLRPKATIGEEVVEFAPITVPNELRPASEQITSELHGTSRGSAGAGPGGETRTHVVQKGETLSSIAAKTLGSSSRFPELFEANLDQLTDPNDVKLGMTLRIPSRTEITATPQVVKSRNTPQLRSVPEQGPLELEAPVAPLPTLPAELPLDVSPPSLETPRTLPTEDDTWSISIPIPPQLPSDSVIDQPEESGVGDDANGAPGKFVPSRRTPLPGRPIGPQSKVHDRRSDGLQRLALVPTDSLSASVLR; encoded by the coding sequence ATGCACCAAGATCAACGAATCGGATTAGCACTGGGAGTGCTTCTCGTCGGCGCCTGCGCGGCGTTCTTCTTCCGAAACGAAACGCGAACCGTTCCACCTGCACTTCGGCTGCAGCACGCCGAAGAACTCGACGAGCGGATTGCGGAACGAACTACTCGGCCCTATCTCAAAGGGATCGAAGCTGTCGAAGCCTCGGATCGCCGCCGTCAGCGTGCGGCCGACCCCAGTCACTCCGGCGATCAATCACCCGACAGTGCCAGCTATTGGAGCCCGCTGAATTCCGGCGGCGACAATAATTCAAGTTCCACGCACTCACATGACCGCCAGCTTCGGCCCAAGGCGACAATCGGTGAGGAAGTCGTTGAATTTGCGCCCATCACGGTTCCCAACGAACTTCGTCCCGCATCCGAACAAATCACGTCGGAATTGCACGGTACAAGTCGCGGGTCGGCAGGTGCGGGACCGGGGGGCGAGACTCGTACCCATGTCGTCCAAAAAGGCGAAACGCTTTCTTCAATTGCCGCGAAAACACTGGGAAGCTCCAGTCGATTTCCGGAACTGTTTGAAGCGAATCTTGACCAATTGACCGACCCCAATGACGTGAAGTTGGGAATGACGCTTCGAATTCCTTCTCGGACGGAAATCACAGCGACACCCCAGGTGGTGAAGTCGCGCAACACGCCACAGCTTCGAAGTGTTCCCGAACAGGGACCATTGGAATTGGAAGCGCCGGTGGCCCCGCTGCCGACCCTCCCTGCAGAACTGCCACTCGACGTGAGTCCTCCAAGCCTGGAAACGCCTCGGACGCTTCCGACAGAAGATGACACCTGGTCAATCTCGATTCCGATCCCGCCTCAACTTCCCAGCGATTCCGTAATTGATCAACCCGAGGAGTCAGGCGTTGGGGACGATGCGAATGGGGCTCCGGGAAAGTTCGTTCCGTCGCGTCGGACTCCACTTCCCGGCCGGCCCATCGGGCCTCAGTCAAAGGTTCACGACCGTCGAAGTGATGGTCTGCAACGGCTGGCGTTGGTCCCAACGGATTCGCTGTCGGCAAGCGTGCTGCGATAG
- a CDS encoding neutral/alkaline non-lysosomal ceramidase N-terminal domain-containing protein: MTSQKTPESRCLVGVSQCDITPPVGIYHRMWGAATHERSTGVHRPLMATVLLMQADSKQASDSRIIIALDHCLFWTEEMNRFLDVVSTKAKVSRDAIVVFFSHTHGAGLMGLERRSFPGGELIEPYLDELAIKVINLIADCQERLTPATIVYGSGRCSMAKHRDFFDTKNGHYVCGFNPDGSTDETVLVGRVVSEAGAPLATIVNYACHPTTLAWDNTLISPDYIGAMRELVEDETGVPVVFIQGASGDVGPREGFVGDLKVADRNGRQLGYAVLSTLESLPPAGQEFEYQGPVVSGATIGTWAYRTETPVRRNEESQWTASCPHVSLKYRDDLPVLAELKAEKAQWEAEKQQAIAAHDDDRSRRAHAMIERSTRRMTRVEFLPPGESFPYPIRMWRNGDAVWIALDGEHYNILQRTLRERFPNAPLVIGTLANGSNVWYLPDADSYGLGLYQEEVSVLAKGSLEAVIDATIIAVQQLLADK, from the coding sequence ATGACGAGCCAGAAAACTCCAGAAAGCCGTTGTCTTGTCGGCGTCTCGCAGTGCGACATCACGCCGCCCGTCGGCATCTATCATCGAATGTGGGGGGCCGCGACACATGAACGCTCGACCGGCGTTCACCGGCCACTGATGGCTACGGTGCTGTTGATGCAGGCCGATTCAAAACAGGCAAGCGACTCTAGAATCATTATTGCGTTGGACCATTGCCTGTTCTGGACCGAAGAAATGAATCGGTTTTTGGACGTTGTCAGTACGAAAGCCAAAGTCTCGCGCGATGCGATTGTCGTGTTCTTCTCACATACACATGGCGCGGGGCTGATGGGCCTTGAACGTCGTTCTTTTCCCGGCGGGGAATTGATCGAGCCGTACCTGGACGAGCTTGCGATTAAGGTCATCAATCTGATCGCCGACTGTCAAGAACGCTTGACGCCCGCCACCATCGTCTACGGCAGTGGTCGGTGCAGCATGGCCAAACATCGTGATTTCTTTGACACGAAGAATGGTCATTACGTCTGTGGATTCAACCCCGATGGCTCAACAGACGAAACCGTACTGGTCGGCCGAGTTGTCAGCGAAGCGGGTGCTCCTCTGGCAACGATTGTGAATTATGCCTGTCACCCAACCACGCTTGCCTGGGACAACACGCTGATTAGCCCAGACTACATTGGGGCGATGCGCGAACTGGTCGAAGACGAAACGGGTGTCCCTGTTGTTTTCATTCAGGGAGCGTCAGGTGATGTTGGGCCACGCGAAGGATTCGTCGGGGATCTCAAAGTCGCCGACCGAAACGGTCGCCAACTGGGTTACGCGGTCCTGTCCACATTGGAATCATTGCCCCCCGCCGGGCAGGAATTCGAATATCAGGGGCCGGTCGTCTCAGGGGCCACGATTGGGACATGGGCCTATCGTACGGAAACGCCCGTCCGGCGAAATGAGGAATCCCAATGGACCGCGTCTTGCCCGCACGTTTCCCTGAAGTATCGCGACGATCTGCCGGTGCTGGCAGAACTCAAAGCGGAGAAAGCCCAGTGGGAAGCCGAGAAACAACAAGCAATTGCCGCGCATGACGATGACCGTAGTCGCCGCGCCCATGCCATGATCGAACGTTCGACTCGACGAATGACGCGGGTCGAGTTCTTGCCGCCGGGCGAGAGCTTCCCGTATCCCATCCGGATGTGGCGCAATGGAGACGCCGTCTGGATTGCACTCGATGGCGAGCACTACAACATTCTGCAGCGGACACTGCGTGAACGATTCCCCAATGCACCGCTTGTGATCGGGACACTCGCGAACGGCTCCAATGTCTGGTATCTGCCAGATGCCGACAGCTATGGACTGGGGCTTTATCAGGAAGAAGTCTCGGTTCTCGCCAAAGGATCACTCGAGGCAGTGATCGACGCCACCATCATCGCCGTCCAGCAACTGCTCGCCGATAAGTGA
- a CDS encoding MFS transporter: MTDANEDVLRVPTKPQNRRHFVMLWLAAMAAIAYLCRTSISVVEKSIRADLGLSESAMGMILGPAFFWTYALAQIPAGYAGGRVGARISLPCFACLWSLATAVFGIFHWFPLLMLNWMLVGLAQAGAIPVAAKTIADWHPKAERAFASGTFVAAMSFGAAGGAALTGWLVSWMNWKSVFILYAIPGIVWAIGFAWWFRNRPEEHPRITSEELDLIRERTSTPTIVISASALSATKESKMPAALEESERTPWLLLVTSPAVWLICGQQYCRAAGLVFFASWFATFLQESRQITVTKSGMLSVLPHLATAMACLIGGRVADEVFRRTNNLVWSRKGLAVVSLILSTVFLFAAYFVNDATLAVTVISLGVFCAGLAGPSAYAVTMDLGGKHVASLFATMNMIGNLGAGMLPLMVPLLRRVIASNSTLLGLFGGDSWNAVILFIALLHLVAALCWYRLRMTGTVFEQSWLAKGSASA, translated from the coding sequence GCGCCGATTTGGGGCTATCCGAAAGTGCGATGGGCATGATTCTAGGCCCCGCCTTTTTCTGGACCTATGCCTTAGCACAGATTCCCGCGGGATACGCTGGCGGCCGAGTTGGCGCGCGAATCAGTCTGCCCTGTTTTGCGTGCCTCTGGTCCCTCGCAACGGCGGTGTTCGGAATCTTTCATTGGTTTCCGCTTCTGATGCTGAACTGGATGCTGGTTGGCCTTGCACAGGCAGGCGCCATTCCCGTGGCCGCGAAAACGATCGCCGACTGGCACCCAAAGGCAGAACGTGCCTTCGCCAGCGGTACGTTTGTGGCAGCCATGTCGTTTGGTGCCGCTGGCGGGGCCGCGTTGACGGGCTGGCTCGTCAGTTGGATGAACTGGAAATCCGTGTTCATCCTGTATGCCATTCCCGGGATCGTGTGGGCAATCGGTTTTGCCTGGTGGTTCCGGAATCGCCCCGAAGAACATCCGCGGATCACAAGCGAAGAACTGGATTTGATTCGCGAGAGAACCTCGACTCCAACGATCGTCATAAGTGCGTCTGCGCTGTCTGCGACCAAAGAATCAAAGATGCCCGCGGCGCTTGAGGAATCCGAGCGAACCCCATGGCTTCTGCTGGTCACCAGCCCCGCGGTCTGGTTGATCTGTGGGCAGCAGTACTGTCGGGCCGCTGGCCTGGTCTTCTTCGCCAGTTGGTTCGCGACGTTCTTACAAGAATCTCGGCAGATCACCGTCACGAAATCCGGCATGCTGTCTGTTTTACCGCATCTGGCAACTGCCATGGCCTGCCTGATTGGGGGACGAGTGGCAGACGAAGTCTTTCGCCGTACCAACAACCTGGTTTGGTCCCGCAAAGGGCTGGCGGTGGTCAGTTTGATTCTCAGCACCGTGTTCTTGTTCGCCGCCTACTTCGTCAACGACGCAACACTTGCGGTGACCGTGATCAGTCTTGGCGTCTTCTGTGCAGGACTCGCGGGGCCGAGTGCTTACGCGGTCACCATGGACCTTGGAGGCAAACACGTTGCCTCGCTCTTTGCGACCATGAACATGATCGGTAACCTTGGCGCGGGAATGCTGCCCTTGATGGTGCCGCTGCTGCGGCGGGTGATCGCCAGTAACTCGACACTTCTGGGCCTGTTTGGGGGAGACAGTTGGAATGCCGTCATCCTGTTTATTGCGTTGCTGCATCTGGTTGCCGCCCTGTGTTGGTACCGCCTTCGCATGACCGGGACGGTCTTCGAACAATCATGGCTGGCCAAAGGCAGTGCATCCGCGTAG